TATTttcttattataataaaaaaaatattatttcagaTCATAAAAGTTAGACTAAATGAGTCCCATCTCCTGCAAAAGCCTACATCTAAGATCTAACACATTCATATATTCTaggaattgaattgaaattaattCAAATAGTTATTTTGGTAAAGtcaaatatttttttctttaatttactaTCAGGATTATTAATGGGTTAATTAAATTTTACCTTTTAAATGAGTATTAAGTTTATTTATCTcactaaaataaatataataacaaACAATAGAATATGTAGCCAATTTTTTCTTAATTGAATTCGAGCTTAACAAGATGATATTTGTATTAGCTTACAAACCAGCTCATAATTTCTAAACATAAGTTGATTTGttcatttataatatttttgaacttataaattaaaaaaaataaattgagggatttaatttttcattttgatGCTTATAAACTTTGTACCTATAAATAAGTTTAaccaaatattttattatattatccacaattaatttttaaaatttcatcataaatctcatttaatactttttttattattttaataataaatatgtttataaattatttttttagcaaacatatcAATTATTTATCGAccacttataaatattttaattaaatatataattacttaaaatttaatacttataaacttaaaataacttataagctaatttttataatttaagccAAATATTTTCTAAATTCCATTACCATGCGATAAGAGCTGCTTTATACaataaacaaaattaattatttttttaaaaaaaaaaaaacctgtatTCTGTGTGAAACGATGACAAGCAACAGGATTCATGGTGATGAATTTGGTTAAATCAATTTCACCaaccatttttattcttttaaataaataataagataAGAACAAGTCGCCCATTATCCTGCATCTTTATAAGAAAAGTCAGAATTCAATGCGCATGGAGGTGTTAATTGAGATATTTAAGAAGGTCACTAGTGCATTACTGATAATGGTAACGCTTAGCAAATCAAACCCTCTATTTGTGATTCCAAACATATCCACAACCTAATCGCACATTGACTCACTATTTAGATATAGTTGACGTGGGTGCGTTCTCTATTGGAAAGTTGAAACTGTCATTCTGAAAGCACATCATCAAGTCAGCTAACTCGGCTTCCCCAACCTATGCAGTAATGAATAAGGGAGTCCATGGTCCCACATTTTGCTTTTACATGGGAAATTAAATTAGTCTATATAAGTGACCATCCCTCAGCGTTATAGAGAGACAGAAGCAATAACTAGTGTTCATTCACTCGGCAATAATGGCCACAAGAATCCAAGCCATCCTCCTTCTCCAAGTAATCTTATTGATTATACCCAGCTCCCATGCTGCTGGAATCGCTGTTTACTGGGGTCAAAACGGCAACGAAGGAACTCTAACACAAACATGCTCCACCGGCAAATATTCTTATGTGAACATAGCCTTTCTCAATAAATTTGGCAATGGTCAAACCCCAGAAATCAACCTGGCCGGCCATTGCAACCCAGCAGCTGGAGGTTGCACTACTGTTAGCAATGGCATCAGGAGTTGCCAAAGCCAAGGAATTAAGGTAATGCTTTCTCTTGGCGGGGGAGTTGGAAGCTACACCCTGGCCTCTAAATCTGATGCAAAAAACGTAGCAGACTATTTGTGGAATAATTTCTTGGGTGGAAAATCTTCTTCCCGTCCCTTAGGTGATGCTGTGTTGGATGGTATTGATTTTGACATAGAGCAGGGTTCGATCCTGTACTGGGATGATCTTGCACGTTACTTATCTGCATATAGCAAGCAAGGCAAGAAGGTATACTTAACTGCAGCTCCTCAATGTCCATTCCCTGACAGAAATTTAGGGACTGCTCTTAATACTGGTCTTTTTGACTATGTCTGGGTTCAATTCTATAACAATCCTCCATGCCAGTATAGCTCAGGTAACATTAACAACATCATTAACTCGTGGAATCGATGGACCACATCGATAAATGCAGGGAAAATATTTCTTGGGTTGCCGGCAGCTCCTGAGGCAGCCGGAAGTGGATATATTCCACCGAATGTGCTGACTTCTCGAATTCTACCTGAAATAAAGAAGTCACCTAAGTATGGAGGTATTATGCTTTGGTCAAAGTTCTTCGATGATAAGAACGGCTACAGTTCTTCCATTCTGAAAAGTGTATGACAGTAGTGCTTTTGCTTGGCTTAAATTGATGTGAGTTACCACTTTAAAGCAAATCATATGAAATAATATAATAATCAGCCTTTAATTTGGTTGACAAATTCAATAAAATGGGTACTCAtatcttttttttaatttgatggcGATTTTATtcgactctttttttttttcaattaatgaTATTTATTAAAGCACACTTCAGCCAGTTACCCATTCATATGAAGTTTCTTGGGATTCCAAGAGCTCATTTTCTTTGGAAGTGccaatttaatatcatttttgtaaaataaaactTCCTCAATTGCAGCAGTAATGATTGTATGCCAAGGCTCTTGGGAAAAAAATTTCATTCAGTTGCTtctaatgcataatataaaacttgCGTGAAGAATCAATGAAAAGGAAAAGGCAAAATAAACCTTCCACAAATGCAAACTGAAAAAGAACGGAAAATAATTACTACAAGAGAAGGAATAACTCTTTATGCAGTGAATAATTGCAGGAAGGCTGTGAGATCAAGCATTTAAGTGAATGCCATCTCATCTCTAACCTATCAAAGCAATCTGATTATCATATATTTTCTGAAAACATTAAACCTTTTTTGTACATTAAAGAGCTTTGTTATAAGATTTCAATAAAAGGCTGCAAGTTCTTTGAAGCATGTTGCTGAATAGGTTCCATGTTTGGCAAGGTGGCTATGAATAATACATTCAAAAGAGAAAATATATGTCATGCTCAAAACTAAAAAGAGGGAAAGAGCATTTACCCTTTTCTTTCAACAATATATCTAAAACTAAAagcaaggaaaaataaaatgctGCAAGCAAATGCTGTGAAATTTACAtagaaattttattaaatttgttgaatttcagggacttggtttgattttctttttttaattaaatatgcacTGAATTCCTTAAGATTTGTGGATGAACCTTAGCAACTGTTGCAAGGGTTTTTGCGGTCGCCGGATGATTCTCACCGAAACGGAAAAAGTGATGAGTCactactttaattttgagaaaaattaaaaaaaaaccatTTGTAGAAAAAAAAGTAAAGTTTATATAAACCACTTCTAAAACAGAGATTATAAGTTCGGGGTCCATGCACGGGTTAGGAAGGTGTTAGGCAGCCCACcttgtccctcaatgagggtaagcagatttaacgatgtactctttataatttaatatcGATAATTTTGGGGTTAGAATTATGATGTTGGTCCCTTATATGGATGAAAGGAACGTTTGATATTTTATCATTTTAGGTTACCCAAGAACAGGAGTATATGGGATGACTCTACAGTGAATTGATGTTGTGTTTGTTTAATTTGTTATGTGTTTGTTAAGTTCCTCCCTCCtcaaattaggactctaatttcgAAAATGTGTTATTCGATCCTTAAAGATTTATaatgagtgaggaggactctcggctcacACATTATGCATCTCATCATTGGCATTCAATTAATTGAGGGTGCAGTGTGTGTAATGGATATACATGAACCGATATGAGtatagatttttatttcttttaattaggactccaatt
Above is a genomic segment from Hevea brasiliensis isolate MT/VB/25A 57/8 chromosome 17, ASM3005281v1, whole genome shotgun sequence containing:
- the LOC110644086 gene encoding hevamine-A-like, producing the protein MATRIQAILLLQVILLIIPSSHAAGIAVYWGQNGNEGTLTQTCSTGKYSYVNIAFLNKFGNGQTPEINLAGHCNPAAGGCTTVSNGIRSCQSQGIKVMLSLGGGVGSYTLASKSDAKNVADYLWNNFLGGKSSSRPLGDAVLDGIDFDIEQGSILYWDDLARYLSAYSKQGKKVYLTAAPQCPFPDRNLGTALNTGLFDYVWVQFYNNPPCQYSSGNINNIINSWNRWTTSINAGKIFLGLPAAPEAAGSGYIPPNVLTSRILPEIKKSPKYGGIMLWSKFFDDKNGYSSSILKSV